The Deltaproteobacteria bacterium DNA segment GTGCCAGAAAAAAACATTTTAGGCAAGGCTTTCATTGTCTATTTTTCATGGAACAAACACTACGCTGTAAGATGGCATAGATTCTTTCACATCGTGAGATGAAAGTATATAAAATATATACCGTTCCCAATGTAATAACCTGTATAAGAATAGCAATGGTTTTCCCTATTCTCTTTTGCCTTTTTAAAGAAAAGATAATGTTAGCTACTATCCTTTTCATCATTTCTGCTGTCAGTGATCTTATAGATGGGTGGATAGCACGCCGCTTCAATCAGCAAAGCAAGTTGGGCAGTGTAATAGATCCATTTGCCGATAGACTGCTTTTAAACTCTACATTTATCACATTCGGAGCAAAAGGATGGATACCCAATATCTTATGGATTGTGGTGATGCTAAGAGATATCATCCTGGTGGCGGATGGCCTATATATTTTTTGTGTATCGCGTCTCTTTGAAGCAACGCCCTCCCTATATGGCAAGACATGCACTTTGTTTCAAGTATTCACTATAGGACTTGTCTTGTTCGAAAAACTAAATATCCCCCTGTACAATAAGCATCTTTTGATATTCTGTATATATATGACTATTATTCTGGCTTTAATTTCTCTGGTAGATTATTTAACAAAAGGGGGAAGGATACTAAAGAATAACAGGGTAAAAATGTGATTATTTTCCCCAGCCAACATAATTAAATCCCAATGATTGTAATTGTTTTTTATCATAAACATTTTTTAAATCAACAAATATTTTCTTTTCCATTACCCTGG contains these protein-coding regions:
- a CDS encoding CDP-alcohol phosphatidyltransferase family protein — encoded protein: MKVYKIYTVPNVITCIRIAMVFPILFCLFKEKIMLATILFIISAVSDLIDGWIARRFNQQSKLGSVIDPFADRLLLNSTFITFGAKGWIPNILWIVVMLRDIILVADGLYIFCVSRLFEATPSLYGKTCTLFQVFTIGLVLFEKLNIPLYNKHLLIFCIYMTIILALISLVDYLTKGGRILKNNRVKM